A DNA window from Cydia splendana chromosome 24, ilCydSple1.2, whole genome shotgun sequence contains the following coding sequences:
- the LOC134802089 gene encoding zinc finger protein 431-like → MESSALQGIESVCVKAEPCEDVCTDEPTVDGVSVKVERLLDDSIKDEPRCEGVPIKADSSCSDVSMKDGSPGASAAAELYTDHAVKDELVLGPVLVERRVRQAPTAFNLGVEVKQSCEIVPGRPLLKDCCVRLERLVVETLHTTRSTDRASQRQGREADVECGYRNTTVENVKGNCHDQSPRMTQSGRPIIYQCAHCKHATSRKACLITHLRKHAKPYKCEQCSYACVEKRYLQSHIRKHTGDKPYKCDQCNYACFEKRYLQRHIRKHTSDKPYKCDQCNYACFDKGYWQRHIRRHTEDKPYKCDQCNYTCVEKIYLQRHIRKHTGDKTYKCEQCNYACFEKRYLQRHIRKHTSDKPYKCDQCNYACFDKGYWQRHIRKHTGDKTYKCEQCNYACVKKRYLQRHIIKKHTSDKPYKCEQCNYACFDKGYWQRHIRKHTDDIDKPYKCDQCYYASSQKDNLEVHVSRHTDEKLFQLHVRTHKCAVCNFASAKKRDLRAHLKIHTGGKPHKCGVCNFASAWKYQLRNHLRIHNGEKPYKCDQCSYACRQKYYLKRHIRNHTGDKPYTCEQCNYACVAKIYLQRHIRRKHTGDKPYKCDRCNYACVEKICLQRHIRRHTGVKCYKCLRFHEGKHINDEFTGSNNCSLDLERQCKGKKP, encoded by the exons ATGGAGTCATCAGCTTTACAGGGCATAGAGAGCGTTTGCGTGAAGGCTGAGCCCTGTGAGGATGTGTGTACAGATGAGCCCACGGTCGATGGAGTGTCTGTGAAAGTTGAGCGTTTGCTGGATGACTCTATAAAAGACGAGCCCAGGTGCGAGGGTGTGCCTATAAAAGCCGACTCTTCATGCTCAGATGTGAGTATGAAAGACGGGTCGCCCGGCGCGAGCGCGGCGGCGGAGCTGTATACCGATCACGCCGTCAAAGATGAGCTCGTGCTCGGCCCCGTGCTAGTGGAGCGGCGCGTCCGCCAAGCACCAACAG CTTTCAACCTAGGGGTAGAAGTGAAGCAGTCATGTGAGATTGTCCCCGGGAGGCCCCTTCTGAAGGACTGCTGTGTCAGGCTGGAGCGTCTCGTTGTGGAAACCCTGCACACTACTCGGAGCACAGACCGGGCCAGCCAGAGACAAGGACGTGAAGCTGATGTAGAATGTGGATACAGGAACACCACAGTTGAGAATGTTAAAGGAAACTGTCACG ATCAATCTCCTCGGATGACACAAAGTGGTAGACCTATAATATACCAATGTGCCCACTGTAAACATGCAACATCTAGAAAAGCTTGCTTAATCACGCATTTGAGAAAACATGCGAAACCATACAAGTGTGAGCAATGTAGTTATGCATGTGTCGAAAAAAGATATTTGCAAAGTCATATAAGAAAACACACTGGCGATAAGCCTTACAAATGTGACCAATGTAATTATGCATGTTTCGAAAAAAGATATTTGCAACGTCATATAAGAAAACACACTAGCGAcaagccttacaaatgtgaCCAATGTAATTATGCATGTTTCGATAAAGGATATTGGCAACGTCATATAAGAAGACACACTGAAGAcaagccttacaaatgtgaCCAATGTAATTATACTTGTgtcgaaaaaatatatttgcaaCGTCATATAAGAAAACACACTGGCGACAAAACATACAAATGTGAGCAATGTAATTATGCATGTTTCGAAAAAAGATATTTGCAACGTCATATAAGAAAACACACTAGCGAcaagccttacaaatgtgaCCAATGTAATTATGCATGTTTCGATAAAGGATATTGGCAACGTCATATAAGAAAACACACGGGCGACAAAACTTACAAATGTGAGCAATGTAATTATGCATGTGTCAAAAAGAGATATTTGCAAcgtcatataataaaaaaacacactagcgacaagccttacaaatgtgaGCAATGTAATTATGCATGTTTCGATAAAGGATATTGGCAACGTCATATAAGAAAACACACTGATGACATTGACAAACCTTACAAATGTGACCAATGCTATTATGCTAGCAGCCAAAAAGATAATTTGGAAGTCCATGTTAGTAGACACACTGACGAAAAGCTTTTTCAACTTCATGTGAGGACTCACAAATGTGCGGTGTGTAATTTTGCTAGCGCCAAGAAACGTGATTTGCGAGCACATTTAAAGATACACACTGGTGGAAAGCCTCATAAATGTGGGGTGTGTAATTTTGCTAGTGCCTGGAAATATCAATTGCGAAATCATTTAAGGATACACAATGGTGAAAAACCTTACAAATGTGACCAGTGTAGTTATGCTTGCagacaaaaatattatttgaaacGTCATATAAGAAACCACACTGGCGACAAACCTTACACGTGTGAGCAATGTAATTATGCATGTGTCGCAAAAATATATTTGCAAcgtcatataagaagaaaacaCACTGGCGAcaagccttacaaatgtgaCCGATGTAATTATGCATGTGTCGAAAAAATATGTTTGCAACGTCATATAAGAAGACACACTGGCGTCAAGTGTTACAAATGTTTACGATTCCATGAAGGTAAACATATTAATGACGAGTTTACAGGCTCAAATAATTGTTCTCTAGATCTTGAACGACAGTGTAAAGGTAAGAAGCCTTAA